A stretch of Borrelia turcica IST7 DNA encodes these proteins:
- the rpsD gene encoding 30S ribosomal protein S4 produces MNRKNIAKGKMVRRFGVNIFEQPKYDKLLKKKPHPPGMHGRSRKGKVTEYGKQLIEKQKVKFTYGVNERQLTNIFKEARRLHGVTGHNLLALLERRIDNVVYRAGFAISRAHARQIVSHGIIILNGRRVTIPSITLRASDELQVKEKDSLKKLVRSNIEKTSTLRKLPTWIEVNADALKVKVSRPPARDEIPTLANEQMIVEYYSKRA; encoded by the coding sequence ATGAATAGGAAAAATATAGCTAAAGGCAAAATGGTGAGAAGATTTGGTGTTAATATTTTTGAACAGCCAAAGTACGATAAACTACTCAAGAAGAAACCCCATCCACCTGGAATGCATGGAAGATCTAGGAAAGGTAAGGTCACAGAATATGGAAAGCAGCTAATAGAAAAACAAAAAGTAAAATTTACTTATGGTGTAAATGAAAGACAACTCACTAATATCTTCAAGGAAGCAAGAAGGCTTCATGGAGTTACTGGTCACAATCTTTTAGCTTTACTTGAGAGAAGAATTGATAATGTTGTTTATCGTGCTGGGTTTGCTATTTCAAGAGCTCATGCGCGTCAAATAGTTTCACACGGAATCATTATACTTAATGGAAGAAGAGTGACAATTCCATCTATTACTTTAAGAGCAAGTGACGAATTACAAGTCAAGGAAAAAGACAGCTTGAAAAAATTAGTTAGATCTAACATAGAAAAAACATCAACTCTTCGTAAACTTCCTACTTGGATAGAAGTAAATGCTGATGCTTTAAAAGTAAAGGTAAGTCGCCCTCCAGCTAGAGATGAAATACCTACTCTTGCTAATGAACAAATGATTGTTGAGTACTATTCCAAGAGAGCATAA
- a CDS encoding DHH family phosphoesterase — MIVAIEFIRKYDNFIIIGHKDPDFDCIGSSLALASFLARIGKKSIMLNEGPFNRREIIPFKDKFLSEWPDINSLDYAVIILDCSIFDRIGDEFVFYVKEMPTLVIDHHSSGDKLDVPSYIDPLAPSTTFLIEKLIRKFGYDVTKEEAWYILVGFCTDTGFFRFISNSDPEPFEMIARLVAKGLSLKDVYGYIEAVKSLASIDILRLMLNNLKSYFDGKVLMTVLPFDSKKDTNISGVNEFFYSLLNNVENNEILVILKEMEDGSILVGLRSREYFDVGKLAKAFGGGGHKHASGFKIKMSSLNLLENQIISYIKEYIKT; from the coding sequence ATGATAGTTGCTATTGAATTTATTAGAAAATATGATAATTTTATTATTATTGGACATAAAGATCCTGACTTTGATTGTATTGGCTCATCATTAGCTTTAGCTTCTTTTTTGGCTAGAATAGGCAAGAAATCCATCATGCTTAATGAGGGTCCCTTTAATAGAAGAGAAATAATTCCTTTTAAAGATAAATTTTTATCGGAATGGCCCGATATTAACTCTTTAGATTATGCTGTCATTATTTTAGATTGTTCCATTTTTGATAGAATAGGAGATGAGTTTGTTTTTTATGTAAAAGAAATGCCCACGCTTGTTATTGATCATCATTCATCTGGCGATAAGTTAGATGTACCTAGTTATATTGATCCTTTGGCTCCTTCAACTACTTTTTTGATTGAGAAATTAATTAGAAAGTTTGGATATGATGTTACTAAGGAAGAAGCATGGTATATTTTAGTTGGATTTTGCACAGATACAGGATTTTTTAGATTTATATCAAACAGTGACCCTGAACCTTTTGAAATGATAGCTAGGCTTGTTGCTAAGGGCTTAAGCCTTAAAGATGTCTATGGCTATATTGAGGCTGTTAAGAGCTTAGCTTCAATAGATATCCTTAGATTAATGTTGAATAATCTTAAATCTTATTTTGATGGAAAAGTGTTGATGACTGTTTTGCCTTTTGATTCTAAGAAGGACACTAATATTAGTGGCGTTAATGAGTTTTTTTATTCACTTCTTAATAATGTTGAAAATAATGAAATATTAGTTATTTTGAAAGAAATGGAAGATGGCTCTATTTTAGTAGGTCTTCGCTCTAGGGAATATTTTGATGTGGGTAAGCTTGCTAAGGCATTTGGAGGAGGTGGACATAAGCATGCTAGTGGATTTAAAATCAAAATGAGCTCTTTAAACCTTTTAGAAAATCAAATAATCTCATATATAAAGGAATATATTAAGACTTAA
- a CDS encoding glycoside hydrolase family 3 N-terminal domain-containing protein, whose product MSDKELLGQMFMISYPGEIITNFALEFIREKNLGGIKIFGWNAKSLTMLIESINKAQAMSQKNRFKIPLFIATDQEGGWTQHIKLTTSKTIGNLGITATLSPNDSYLTGYYIADELNRLGINLNFAPIVDIYTHEDNFTIGPRAYSNNPQIVALFALAFYKGQKQAGIISTAKHFPGHGNTVVDSHTKMPIINSNLGELRENELLPYKVLIQEDIPVIMSGHLAYPMLTNGEEIPASSSIKILKGILREKLKYNNLIITDDLLMSAVRHKNESIYDTIERIIRTETDILLISLNENIQNNAYNKLLTLMQKDNEIKENIIKSNKRILRIKLEYLKERKNKVEIYPNYKKAQEIPTKEATRFFEQSTLRGITKIKLEKKVSRHKKTLLISPYYQMISEGRKLFQNSSGYYYDYYPLNSINANKLQEIKKLIEKHEQVIFNLSTPGSLKYIKNLKEYKDKISIIVSLTPQHIKNLDWIENIVIVYGTTKLAFKSGFLTLTEGFNPKGTVPLINFKS is encoded by the coding sequence ATGAGTGATAAAGAACTACTCGGACAAATGTTTATGATAAGTTATCCAGGTGAGATAATAACAAACTTTGCTCTTGAATTTATCAGAGAGAAAAACTTGGGAGGAATAAAAATTTTTGGGTGGAATGCCAAAAGCTTAACCATGCTAATAGAGAGCATAAATAAAGCACAAGCAATGTCTCAAAAAAATAGATTTAAAATACCCCTATTCATTGCTACAGATCAGGAAGGCGGATGGACACAGCACATCAAACTAACAACATCAAAAACAATAGGAAACCTTGGCATCACGGCTACTCTCTCGCCAAACGATTCTTACCTTACAGGGTATTACATAGCAGATGAATTAAATCGCCTTGGAATCAATCTAAATTTCGCACCCATAGTAGATATCTACACTCATGAGGATAATTTCACAATAGGTCCAAGGGCATATTCCAATAATCCACAGATAGTTGCTTTATTTGCTCTTGCATTTTATAAGGGACAAAAACAAGCGGGGATAATTTCAACAGCAAAACACTTTCCAGGACATGGAAATACCGTTGTTGATTCTCACACAAAAATGCCAATTATAAATTCAAATTTAGGAGAGCTAAGAGAAAATGAACTATTGCCTTATAAAGTATTAATACAGGAAGACATCCCAGTAATTATGAGTGGTCACTTAGCATATCCAATGCTTACAAATGGCGAAGAAATACCCGCATCGTCTTCAATCAAAATTTTAAAAGGAATACTTAGAGAAAAATTAAAATATAACAATTTAATCATAACAGATGATTTATTAATGAGTGCCGTAAGGCATAAAAATGAAAGTATCTATGACACAATTGAAAGAATCATCAGAACAGAAACAGATATCTTATTAATATCATTAAACGAAAACATACAAAACAACGCTTATAATAAACTCTTAACTCTTATGCAAAAAGATAATGAGATAAAAGAAAATATTATTAAATCCAATAAAAGAATACTTAGAATCAAACTAGAATATCTAAAAGAGAGGAAAAATAAAGTAGAAATTTATCCAAACTATAAAAAGGCACAAGAAATACCAACTAAGGAAGCTACAAGATTTTTTGAGCAAAGCACATTAAGAGGAATAACAAAAATTAAGCTAGAAAAAAAAGTTTCAAGGCATAAAAAAACACTTTTAATATCACCTTACTATCAAATGATTTCAGAAGGAAGAAAATTATTTCAAAATAGCTCTGGATACTACTATGACTACTACCCTTTAAACAGCATTAATGCTAACAAACTTCAAGAAATTAAAAAATTAATTGAAAAGCATGAACAAGTTATTTTTAATCTTTCAACTCCCGGAAGTCTTAAATACATAAAAAATTTAAAAGAATATAAAGATAAAATAAGCATTATTGTATCTCTTACACCTCAACACATCAAAAATCTAGACTGGATAGAAAACATAGTAATAGTTTATGGAACAACAAAATTAGCATTTAAATCGGGATTCTTAACTCTAACAGAAGGATTTAATCCAAAAGGAACAGTTCCTTTAATAAACTTTAAGTCTTAA
- the lon gene encoding endopeptidase La, producing the protein MKSILNLINVKKDDIPVIFLGQNVFFPNVTLWTTFDDSIAIDAIYQSMLESRLILFAYVNNAKSNTSGKIGLKNVYSVGTYTKVVQVLKISKGLIKVLVECQDRVIIKSILKKNTYFRAKVDFISDEHEFNSKLFIYSKYLREVYETYRSYLSAKDLEDNDENINFLDSPAKLVDVITFNVKLEYGVKLELLQELDVQIRIEKLIINLNIEIDLLSLKKDIKSKVKDKLNKGQREYFLNEQIKEIQKRLGKEESDYLDRLNSKEIPEDIKPRIEKEISRLSLMNTNSPDANIIRSYVELLLELPWNENTAMENSLGDIELILKNAHYGMDEAKDKIMNFLAVYHINSRVQAPVLCLVGPPGTGKTSIALSIATSLSRKFAKISLGGVRDEAEIRGHRRTYVGALPGVFINAIKVAGKSNPVILLDEIDKINNSYRGNPESALLEVLDSEQNSKFIDHYLEIPYDLSNVLFIATANSLHGISKPLLDRMEIIKIEGYSYIEKLEIAKNFLIPSIIRESFLSKVYIKIEDDVILHIIKKYTMESGVRNLKRVLTNLVRMIVRELLHVYTREDIIEGNFYFPSSLMHGNNSIFTHDPDIPGIYKIINMNNFHAYMDCEYNFNLIKIDSSGFVYGLAWTNYGGTILPVEAIKFEKKGDVILTGSLGAVMKESAQLAYSVVKTYSSKLNFDINESPEIHLHFPEGATPKDGPSAGVTIATAIASILSDKKVPLDLAMTGEVTLKGSILPVGGIKEKVLAAYRNGITKVIIPKDNKKDYSRLPEEIKDNMCVKYVSHLEEIFDYLNII; encoded by the coding sequence ATGAAATCAATTCTAAATCTAATTAACGTTAAAAAAGATGATATTCCTGTTATTTTTTTAGGACAAAATGTTTTTTTCCCAAATGTAACTTTATGGACTACTTTTGATGATAGTATTGCTATTGATGCTATTTATCAGTCTATGCTAGAGAGTAGGTTGATTCTATTTGCTTATGTTAATAATGCAAAGTCTAATACTTCTGGAAAAATTGGTTTAAAAAATGTGTATTCTGTTGGTACTTATACAAAGGTTGTTCAGGTTTTAAAGATTTCTAAAGGTTTAATAAAAGTTTTAGTTGAATGTCAGGATAGAGTTATTATAAAAAGTATTCTTAAGAAGAATACTTATTTTAGGGCAAAGGTTGATTTTATATCTGATGAGCATGAATTTAATAGTAAGCTTTTTATTTATTCTAAATATTTAAGAGAAGTTTATGAGACTTACAGATCCTATCTGTCTGCCAAAGACTTGGAGGATAATGATGAGAATATCAATTTTCTTGATAGTCCTGCTAAGCTTGTTGATGTAATAACATTTAATGTTAAGTTAGAATATGGAGTAAAATTAGAGCTTCTACAAGAATTGGATGTTCAGATTAGAATAGAAAAATTAATTATAAATTTAAATATTGAGATTGATCTTTTAAGTCTTAAGAAGGATATTAAATCTAAAGTTAAGGATAAGCTCAATAAGGGTCAAAGAGAATATTTTTTAAATGAGCAAATTAAAGAAATACAGAAAAGATTAGGAAAAGAAGAGTCCGATTATCTTGATAGATTAAATTCTAAGGAAATTCCTGAGGATATTAAACCAAGAATTGAGAAGGAAATATCTAGATTGTCTTTAATGAACACAAATTCGCCAGATGCTAATATTATTAGAAGTTATGTTGAATTATTACTTGAACTGCCTTGGAATGAAAATACTGCTATGGAGAATTCTTTAGGTGATATTGAATTGATTTTAAAAAATGCTCATTATGGGATGGATGAAGCTAAGGATAAGATAATGAACTTTTTAGCTGTATATCACATTAATTCTAGAGTTCAAGCTCCTGTTTTATGTCTTGTAGGTCCACCTGGCACTGGGAAGACTTCTATTGCTTTGTCTATTGCTACTTCTCTTTCTAGGAAATTTGCAAAGATTTCTCTTGGTGGAGTTAGAGATGAAGCAGAAATTAGAGGACATAGAAGAACTTATGTTGGGGCTCTTCCAGGTGTTTTTATTAATGCAATTAAAGTGGCGGGCAAGTCTAATCCTGTAATTCTACTTGATGAAATAGATAAGATTAATAATTCTTATAGAGGGAACCCAGAGTCAGCACTTTTAGAAGTTTTGGATAGCGAGCAGAATTCCAAATTTATTGATCATTATTTGGAAATTCCTTATGATCTTTCTAATGTATTATTCATAGCAACAGCTAATTCTCTGCATGGAATTTCTAAACCTCTTCTTGACAGAATGGAAATCATTAAAATAGAAGGGTATTCTTATATTGAAAAATTAGAAATTGCAAAAAATTTTTTAATTCCTAGTATAATTAGAGAAAGTTTTTTGAGTAAAGTTTATATAAAAATAGAAGATGATGTTATTTTACATATAATCAAAAAATACACCATGGAATCTGGAGTTAGAAATTTGAAAAGGGTTTTAACCAATTTGGTTAGAATGATTGTAAGGGAATTGCTTCATGTTTATACTAGAGAAGATATAATTGAGGGTAATTTTTATTTTCCTAGTTCCTTGATGCATGGAAATAATTCAATTTTTACTCATGATCCCGATATCCCTGGCATTTATAAAATAATTAATATGAATAATTTTCATGCTTATATGGATTGTGAGTATAATTTTAATTTAATTAAGATTGATTCTTCTGGTTTTGTTTATGGCCTTGCTTGGACAAATTATGGGGGTACTATTCTTCCTGTTGAAGCTATTAAGTTTGAAAAGAAGGGGGATGTTATTTTAACAGGTAGTCTTGGGGCTGTTATGAAGGAGAGTGCTCAGCTTGCATATTCTGTGGTAAAAACTTATTCGTCTAAGCTTAATTTTGATATAAATGAGAGTCCTGAGATTCATTTACATTTTCCAGAAGGTGCTACGCCAAAAGATGGACCTTCTGCTGGGGTTACTATTGCAACAGCTATAGCTTCTATATTATCTGACAAAAAGGTTCCTTTGGATCTTGCAATGACAGGAGAGGTTACTCTTAAGGGATCCATTCTTCCTGTAGGAGGTATTAAGGAAAAAGTGCTTGCAGCTTATAGAAATGGAATAACTAAAGTTATAATTCCAAAAGATAATAAGAAAGATTACAGTAGGCTTCCTGAGGAAATTAAAGATAATATGTGTGTTAAGTATGTTTCTCACTTGGAAGAAATTTTTGATTATTTGAATATTATTTAA
- the clpX gene encoding ATP-dependent protease ATP-binding subunit ClpX: MARSKSQKIEGCSFCGRSRAEVEGKMITAKSVAICFECSKICYNLFQEETEKSVSSKSSRVLPTPRQLKSHLDKYIIGQEDAKKVLSVAVYNHYKRIFRGSVVDGGVELEKSNILIVGPTGSGKTLLAKKLATEMNVPFAIADATALTEAGYVGEDVENILLKLIHAAHGDIGFAERGIIYIDEIDKIAKKGENVSITRDVSGEGVQQALLKIIEGTVANVPPRGGRKHPYEDTIEINTQNILFICGGAFVGLEKIIQKRISKSSIGFSSNDRKETREDNFLKYLEMEDLIKFGLIPEFVGRLPVHSYLEKLEKKDLIKILIEPDNSILKQYYHMFKMDNVELVFEKDAIDAIAEEAMVKNTGARGLRSILEELLKHAMFEIPSVKQVKKVIVTKESVLNKNVEPLILTGKQVDKIWSKELYEINSKSN, encoded by the coding sequence ATGGCAAGAAGTAAGAGTCAAAAGATAGAGGGATGCTCTTTTTGTGGGCGTAGTAGAGCTGAAGTTGAAGGGAAAATGATTACAGCAAAGTCTGTTGCTATTTGTTTTGAATGCTCTAAGATATGTTACAATCTTTTTCAAGAAGAGACAGAAAAGTCTGTGAGTAGTAAATCTTCTAGAGTGCTTCCAACGCCTAGACAGCTTAAAAGTCATTTAGATAAGTATATTATTGGACAAGAAGATGCGAAAAAGGTATTATCTGTGGCTGTTTATAATCACTATAAGAGGATCTTTAGGGGTAGTGTGGTTGATGGGGGAGTTGAGCTTGAAAAATCTAACATATTAATTGTGGGCCCTACTGGTAGCGGGAAGACTTTACTTGCTAAGAAGTTGGCTACTGAGATGAATGTTCCTTTTGCAATAGCAGATGCCACAGCACTTACTGAGGCTGGCTATGTGGGTGAAGATGTTGAGAATATTTTACTTAAACTGATTCATGCGGCTCATGGAGATATAGGGTTTGCGGAGAGAGGTATTATTTATATAGATGAAATAGATAAAATTGCAAAGAAGGGAGAGAATGTTTCAATTACTAGAGATGTATCTGGAGAAGGAGTACAGCAGGCTTTGCTGAAAATTATTGAGGGTACTGTTGCTAATGTGCCACCAAGAGGAGGAAGGAAACATCCTTATGAGGACACTATTGAAATTAATACGCAAAATATTTTATTTATATGTGGTGGCGCTTTTGTGGGTCTTGAAAAGATTATTCAGAAAAGAATTAGCAAGAGTTCTATTGGATTTTCATCTAATGATAGGAAAGAGACGAGAGAGGATAATTTTTTAAAATACTTGGAGATGGAAGATTTAATTAAATTTGGACTCATTCCAGAATTCGTGGGTAGACTACCTGTACATTCTTATCTTGAGAAGCTAGAAAAGAAAGATTTAATTAAAATATTAATTGAACCAGATAATTCTATTTTGAAGCAATATTATCATATGTTTAAGATGGATAATGTTGAGTTAGTGTTTGAGAAGGATGCAATTGATGCAATTGCAGAAGAGGCAATGGTTAAAAATACGGGTGCAAGAGGATTGCGTTCTATATTAGAGGAGTTGCTTAAACATGCTATGTTTGAAATACCTTCAGTTAAACAAGTAAAAAAGGTTATTGTTACCAAAGAATCTGTTTTAAATAAGAATGTTGAACCCTTAATTTTGACGGGGAAACAGGTTGATAAGATTTGGTCAAAAGAACTTTATGAAATCAATTCTAAATCTAATTAA
- the cdd gene encoding cytidine deaminase yields the protein MENINQIYIKQAFQMAENARNNSYSPYSNFKVGACLKTKDNLFFQGSNIENASFGATCCAERGAIINMISSVGIQKIDFILLTTIPETIPCAICLQVMSEFFDENTKILITNPVTFNPNQTISKTYILKDLLKIPFNKEEMSRISIKE from the coding sequence TTGGAAAATATTAATCAAATTTACATTAAACAAGCATTTCAAATGGCTGAAAATGCAAGGAACAATTCATATTCACCTTACTCAAACTTTAAAGTGGGAGCTTGCCTTAAAACTAAAGACAATTTATTTTTCCAAGGCTCAAATATTGAAAACGCAAGCTTTGGTGCTACTTGCTGTGCAGAGCGAGGTGCTATCATAAATATGATATCATCTGTTGGAATACAAAAAATAGATTTTATTCTACTTACAACAATTCCAGAAACTATTCCATGCGCAATATGCCTTCAGGTAATGTCAGAGTTCTTTGATGAGAATACTAAAATACTCATCACAAATCCTGTAACATTTAATCCTAATCAAACAATATCAAAAACTTATATACTTAAAGATTTACTTAAGATTCCATTTAATAAAGAAGAAATGTCAAGAATTTCTATTAAAGAATAA
- a CDS encoding cation diffusion facilitator family transporter, with protein sequence MVKVINNKNINKYTNLHLKSLEQDEFYIAYIENNFKAISYIKAKMKGKEIEVNDFYIDSNFKAEGIEKIVFNNLVYYGKNSKLEKISCEIPEVKEELISLGFTNNNNVYEKDLTPEIRKDKFIMGIGLVSVLAEVVSIASKLTVGILFNSFALIADAFHVLSDFVLSAITYFSLKITNKPETIHYPYGYKKMENLISFIIGIIIIGAGFTIFLNSTGLNKIISLGGESGFHIHYHPNHTHDNPNDHSHDHDHFHDHDHFHDHDHDHSHSHSHDHHQEDKNNILEIFSNKSFKKSIWIPLIPFIFFIVKIVEYLVKFQIGKRYNNYLLLALSSADKNCIFSHGGTTLSLLLANYVWTGFDKIISIFISFIIIKEGLHVILKNANKLLSKQDIDLKREIKDTLKSVNISLKELNLSHEGNHLNLYAKLDLNHESDLKSFIQQIETTKEIIKKQHKEISEMYILI encoded by the coding sequence ATGGTTAAGGTAATTAATAATAAAAATATTAACAAATATACAAATTTACATCTTAAAAGCTTAGAACAAGACGAGTTCTACATAGCTTATATAGAAAATAATTTTAAAGCAATTTCATATATTAAAGCAAAAATGAAAGGTAAGGAAATCGAAGTTAACGATTTTTATATCGATTCAAATTTTAAAGCAGAGGGAATAGAAAAAATAGTATTTAATAATTTAGTTTATTATGGTAAAAACAGCAAACTAGAAAAAATTTCATGCGAAATTCCTGAAGTAAAAGAAGAACTTATAAGTTTAGGATTTACAAATAACAATAATGTATATGAAAAAGACTTAACACCTGAAATCAGAAAAGATAAGTTCATAATGGGAATCGGACTTGTCTCCGTATTAGCAGAAGTGGTATCAATTGCATCTAAACTTACCGTGGGTATCCTTTTCAATTCATTTGCATTAATAGCAGATGCCTTCCACGTTCTGTCGGATTTTGTATTATCCGCAATTACCTACTTTAGCCTAAAAATTACAAATAAACCCGAAACAATTCATTATCCTTACGGATATAAAAAAATGGAAAATCTAATATCATTTATCATAGGAATAATCATAATAGGCGCAGGCTTTACAATATTTTTAAACTCAACAGGACTAAACAAAATAATTAGCCTTGGAGGCGAATCTGGATTCCACATTCATTACCATCCCAACCATACCCACGACAACCCTAACGATCACAGTCATGATCACGACCACTTTCATGACCATGACCACTTTCACGACCATGATCACGACCACTCTCATTCACACTCACACGATCATCACCAAGAGGATAAAAACAATATTCTTGAAATATTTTCAAATAAATCTTTCAAGAAAAGCATTTGGATACCATTAATACCATTTATATTTTTCATAGTAAAAATAGTTGAATATTTAGTAAAATTTCAAATTGGAAAAAGATACAACAACTACTTACTTCTAGCACTATCATCAGCTGATAAAAACTGTATTTTTTCCCATGGAGGTACTACACTAAGCTTATTACTTGCAAATTATGTATGGACAGGTTTTGACAAAATAATATCTATATTTATTAGTTTCATAATCATTAAAGAAGGGCTACATGTAATACTAAAAAACGCTAATAAACTTCTCTCAAAACAAGACATAGACTTAAAAAGAGAGATAAAAGATACACTAAAAAGTGTTAACATAAGCTTAAAAGAACTTAATTTATCTCACGAGGGAAATCATTTAAATCTTTATGCAAAATTAGATTTAAATCATGAAAGTGACTTAAAAAGTTTCATACAACAAATAGAAACAACAAAGGAAATCATCAAGAAACAACATAAAGAAATATCTGAAATGTATATTTTAATATAA
- the clpP gene encoding ATP-dependent Clp endopeptidase proteolytic subunit ClpP, which translates to MHNLVPTVVEHTGNYERVFDIYSRLLRDRIIFLSGEINDIKADTVIAQLLFLESENSNKDIYLYINSPGGSITSGLAIYDTMQYIKPDVRTICIGQAASMAAFLLAGGTMGKRESLLYSRIMIHQPWGGIGGQASDISIQANEIIRLKRLIIDIMSSRLGVSKEKLSLDIERDYFMTPGDALNYGIIDNILERN; encoded by the coding sequence ATGCATAATTTGGTGCCTACTGTTGTAGAGCATACGGGAAATTATGAGCGAGTCTTTGATATATATTCAAGATTATTAAGGGATAGAATAATTTTTTTGAGCGGTGAAATTAACGATATTAAGGCAGATACAGTTATTGCCCAACTTCTTTTCTTAGAATCTGAGAATTCTAATAAGGATATATATCTTTATATAAATTCTCCAGGAGGTAGCATTACTTCAGGACTTGCAATTTATGATACTATGCAATATATCAAACCAGATGTGAGGACGATTTGCATTGGACAGGCAGCTTCAATGGCTGCATTCTTGCTAGCAGGAGGCACTATGGGTAAGAGGGAATCATTATTGTATTCAAGAATAATGATTCATCAACCTTGGGGTGGAATAGGGGGACAGGCTAGTGATATTAGTATACAAGCAAATGAAATTATAAGACTTAAGAGATTAATAATAGATATTATGTCTAGTAGACTAGGAGTTTCTAAGGAAAAATTATCTCTTGATATTGAAAGAGATTACTTTATGACACCAGGTGATGCTCTTAATTATGGGATTATTGATAATATTTTGGAGAGGAATTAA
- a CDS encoding DJ-1 family glyoxalase III, whose translation MRVAVVLANGFEEIEAVVPIDILRRGGVGVKLISLNDDRVVVGSRGVTFWTDEKISDCSADDFDLIILPGGMPGSSNLFESKDLDKILIDMNLKGKFIAAICASPAVVLSAKGLLGVNRFTCYPGFEKHVTDGKFVDENVVISNNFITSKGVGTAFEFAFALLKLIKGDRVVEDVRQKALL comes from the coding sequence ATGAGAGTAGCTGTTGTACTTGCAAATGGTTTTGAGGAAATTGAAGCTGTTGTTCCTATTGATATTTTAAGGCGAGGTGGCGTTGGGGTTAAGCTTATTAGTTTAAATGATGATAGGGTTGTTGTGGGGTCTAGGGGAGTTACTTTTTGGACAGATGAGAAAATATCGGATTGTAGTGCAGATGATTTTGACTTAATCATACTTCCTGGGGGAATGCCTGGTTCTAGCAATCTTTTTGAGTCTAAGGATTTAGATAAAATTTTAATAGATATGAATTTAAAGGGTAAGTTTATTGCAGCTATTTGTGCTTCTCCGGCTGTTGTACTTTCTGCAAAGGGGCTTTTGGGCGTAAATAGATTTACATGCTATCCAGGATTTGAAAAGCATGTTACAGATGGTAAATTTGTGGATGAGAATGTTGTTATTAGCAATAATTTCATTACTTCTAAGGGTGTTGGTACGGCTTTTGAATTTGCTTTTGCTTTACTTAAGCTTATTAAAGGAGATCGGGTAGTTGAGGATGTTAGGCAGAAGGCCTTGCTGTAG